AGGAAGTCGGCCCGCAGCCCGGGCCACGGCCCGCGGCCGACGCGGATCGCGACGTCGACGTTGGTCGCGTCGAAATCGACGAGGTCGTTGTTCATCGACATGCGCACCGCAAGATCGGGATAGGCGAGCTGGAAAGCGCCGATGCGCGCGCTAAGCCAGGTACCGCCGAAGGTCGCCATCGCGCTGATCGTCAATACATCGGCCTCGTCGCTGTCGAGCGCGGCGAAAGCGTCGCCCATCGCGGTAAAGGCGTTGTTGACCGCCGGGAGCAGCCGCAGCCCGGTCTCCGACAGGCGCACCCGCCCCTTTTCGCGCACGAACAGCGCCCGGCCGAGCCGGTCTTCCAATTGGCGGACCTGATAGCTTACCGCCGCCTGCGTCATCCCCAGCTCTTCGGCGGCGCGCGAGAAATTCTGTAGGCGCCCTGCCGCCTCGAAGGTCCTTATCGCGGCAAGGGGCGGCAGTTTGGGCATCGCAATCTCTATAAGCTGTCCTTATGATATGGTCCACGCCTTTTGTTGGCGCGCGGCGCGGCAAAGGCGCATCTGGCAATCATTCGATCGCCAGGAGACAAGATCATGAAGGACGAACTTTGGATGCGGAGCTGGAACGAAGGCCATCCCCAGTTCAGCGCCGACCTGCATCGCGGCCTTATGCGGTTGCGGACGGCATTCCGGCGGCTGGGCGAATGGGCCGCGCTGCCCCGCGCGCGGCGGCGCTCGCGTGTATGACGCAGGAAGCGGCGGGCGCTATTCCGCCCGCCGTTAACCAAAAATCAGCGGCTAAGAGCTTAGCATCCCCTCGACCAAATCCGGGGGGAATTGATGAGGCGATGGGCGCGAGCGGCGGCTGCGGGCGTGGTGCTTTGGGGCACTACGGTTCCGGCGCGTGCGCAATCCTCGTTTGCCGACGCAACTACCATGAACTGGGACGGCGCGCTAACCGGCATGTTCCTGGGGCTGCTGCTTTTCTCGCTCGCCTATAACGCCGCCTTCTTCGCGCTGCTGCGCGAACGCTTCCTGATCTGGCAAAGCGCGCGCACGCTCAGCTATTTCGCCCCGCCATCGGCCTGTCGCCGCTGGCGATGGGACCGGCGCTGGCACCCGACAGCTTTGCGCGCCAAATATGGATTTGCGTGCTGTTCGACCTTGGCGTCGTCTTTTCGGGGCCCTTCCTGCGCGCCTATCTCGAGCCCGGAACGGTGCACAAGCGCCTCTATCCGCTGCTCGGCTGGCCGCCCTTCCTGATCCTCCTCACGACGCCAGCGGCGCTGATGGCCGGCCCGCCGCTCTATTTCGCATTGCGCAGCGTGGTGCTGCTCGCAATGCTCGCGCTCTGCATCGCCACGGTCGTGATCGCGATTGCCCGGGGCAGCCGCACGGCGCGCTATCAGGCTGCGGCGTGGAGCGGGATCGTCGCGGTCTATGGCGTCAGCCTGTTCCACGACATCGTCCTGCACACGCCGTTCGAGCTGTTCCTGTTCGCGCTGTTTCCGGCGCTCGGGCTCGAGGTGATGCTGACCGCATTCGGCATCCTCGACCGGCTGGTGCGGCTGCGGCAGGAGCGGCAGGAAGCGCGCGCGCAGGCCGAGGCGATGCGCGTCATCGCGCACACCGACCCGCTCACCGGCCTACCCAACCGCCGCGCGATCGAGGCGAGCTTCAACGACGAGCCCCCGGTGGCGATCGCCATCGTCGACCTCGACCATTTCAAGGCGATCAACGACCATCACGGCCACGATGCCGGCGACCGGGTGATCTTCGCCGCCGGGGTCGCGCTGGGGTCGGGAAGCGCGCTCGCCGCGAGGATCGGCGGCGAGGAATTTGCGCTGCTGTTCCGCTGCGAAGCGGGCGAGGTTGCGGGCGAGGCCGAGCGACTGCGCCAGCGCGTCGGCGCCTATATCGCGCAGATGGTGCCGTCGCTGAAGCGGCCGGTGACCGCGAGCATGGGGCTGGTCCATATCAGCCGCGACACAAGCTTTGGCGCGGCGATGAAATCGGCCGACATCAATCTTTATGCCGCAAAGGAAAGCGGCCGCGACCGGGTGGTGTTCATCGAAGCCGCCGCGGCCTAGATTATAATTCAGGGCTGTTCGGGCGGCACGACGCGGAGACGCAGCGCCTGCAGCGTTGCGGGCGTGGTTGGGGCGAGCAGCAGCATGCCGTCGAGCTTGCCCTTGTCGCAGTTCAGGCGAAAGGCCGTCGACATCGCCCCCATCGGCGCGAGCGGCTCGGCGGCGGGACATTCGCCGACTTCGGTTTTCAGCCGCGCAAACTCGGCGGTCCAGTTTTCGGCCGAACGATCGAGCAGGAAATTCATCGCCAGCTTGCCGTCGAGCGGCGCGAGATTGCCCGCGGCATAAGCGCCGCGCGCCGCAGCGACCATGTCGGCCACCGCCGGGGAGACGGGCACCGCGCGGTCGGGAAGCAATCCCGCCTGCTCCATCAGCACCGCGGTATCCCATGCCGGCGCCGACGGCCCCGCATAGGTGCGGTTCGATAGTGCGAAGACGCCGACGCCATGGTCGG
The Sphingopyxis macrogoltabida genome window above contains:
- a CDS encoding LysR substrate-binding domain-containing protein translates to MPKLPPLAAIRTFEAAGRLQNFSRAAEELGMTQAAVSYQVRQLEDRLGRALFVREKGRVRLSETGLRLLPAVNNAFTAMGDAFAALDSDEADVLTISAMATFGGTWLSARIGAFQLAYPDLAVRMSMNNDLVDFDATNVDVAIRVGRGPWPGLRADFLYRSHVTPICAPAFRDANRIERPEDLLRVERLAPNDLWWAGWLAAAGVDAVPPPQRSGVELDSQLQEASAVQAGFGIAMMTPLLWRAELDAGRLVQPFATLYEPGTAHYLVHRENRVGVRKIERFREWLRAELAKDRHLLPEALWRPLS
- a CDS encoding GGDEF domain-containing protein produces the protein MGPALAPDSFARQIWICVLFDLGVVFSGPFLRAYLEPGTVHKRLYPLLGWPPFLILLTTPAALMAGPPLYFALRSVVLLAMLALCIATVVIAIARGSRTARYQAAAWSGIVAVYGVSLFHDIVLHTPFELFLFALFPALGLEVMLTAFGILDRLVRLRQERQEARAQAEAMRVIAHTDPLTGLPNRRAIEASFNDEPPVAIAIVDLDHFKAINDHHGHDAGDRVIFAAGVALGSGSALAARIGGEEFALLFRCEAGEVAGEAERLRQRVGAYIAQMVPSLKRPVTASMGLVHISRDTSFGAAMKSADINLYAAKESGRDRVVFIEAAAA